The Pseudopipra pipra isolate bDixPip1 chromosome 6, bDixPip1.hap1, whole genome shotgun sequence genome includes a region encoding these proteins:
- the AK7 gene encoding adenylate kinase 7 isoform X2: protein MRFLKMRCSVNPEVGQPCHSTVSGLLKMTKRLFCPCPWALLPLWRELPSLSPLSPLPGPSVGVTAQPPPVARQRAASPGPPVAMAAGPAQGRRVFLNHLDSYCGRAIGEYLSSCVVGATLAKEEEEEEEDEEEEEAVEVPSNPEEVYEIVGTLSKPGSTKPRFAQETYAVSPGDELLNHLLACDVVLYNITEDADQIEEATWAASALHKEIENFARPKLFILISTIMTWANTKPSDPENPETPFTEEDYRKRKPHPNFMDHINAEKLIVKLGKTNQNKFSTCVVASGHQYGAEEGVFHYLFKMCWLSETPEIPVFGDGKNFVPTIHILDLAAVLQNVADHRPEVQYILAVDTSKHTLEELVKCISKNVGPGNIQKIPKEDAFLSKDLTQLHLDMLLVNLQMESNVLKDAFNINWVAEAGLIENIEQVVKEYKQSRGLQPLKVYIHGPPAVGKSTIAQELCKHYRLHYIKIDDVISEKIAHLEKIVAKEQDTGVEEGEDEAEEQGENVEAALELLDGIKENMELNQGRLDDQFIVTIVKDKLKSMPCKNQGYVLDGFPETYSQAMELFRAEDDDEEEEEIKSKIPRCHKIITPEFVFSLTASDEFLINRVTNLPESVVAGTHYTQDKFPPSLKLFRDSNTDDTTVLNYFDELEIHPQFIDVPIYEDPENRFIVQKIIKEIGEPRNYGLTDEEKEILERKAAEERLAKEAQEKAEQERKEAEEHAERMARLEEWNKQLEEVKRQEQELLEAQSIPLRNYLMKNVMPTLMQGINECCRIRPEDPVNFLVCLKM from the exons ATGCGGTTTCTTAAAATGCGTTGCAGTGTTAACCCAGAAGTGGGACAGCCATGTCATTCCACCGTGTCTGGGTTACTGAAGATGACTAAAAGGCTTTTTTGTCCCTGTCCTTGGGCGCTGCTGCCTCTGTGGAGGGAGCTCCCCTCACTCAGCCCGCTGTCTCCACTGCCCGGGCCCTCAGTCGGTGTCACTGCGCAGCCGCCGCCGGTTGCGCGGCAACGGGCCGCGTCCCCGGGGCCGCCTGTGGcgatggcggcggggccggctCAGGGCCGCCGCGTCTTCCTCAACCACCTCGACTCCTACTGCGGCCGCGCCATCGGCGAG TATTTGTCCAGCTGTGTTGTTGGGGCGACGCttgcaaaggaagaggaggaagaggaggaagatgaagaagaggaggaagctgTTGAGGTTCCTAGTAACCCAGAGGAAGTCTATGAAATAGTGGGTACTCTTTCTAAACCAGGGAGTACAAAACCACGTTTTGCACAGGAAACATATGCA GTCTCTCCTGGAGATGAACTCTTAAATCACTTGCTTGCATGTGATGTTGTTTTATATAATATCACTGAGGATGCAGATCAAATTGAGGAAGCAACGTGGGCTGCTTCTG CCTTACATAAGGAAATAGAGAATTTTGCAAGACCAAAGTTATTCATCCTCATCTCAACAATAATGACCTGGGCAAATACAAAACCCTCTGACCCT gaAAATCCTGAGACTCCTTTTACTGAAGAAGATTATCGCAAAAGAAAACCTCATCCGAACTTTATGGATCACATAAATGCTGAAAAACTCATTGTGAAACTTGGAAAAACT aaccaaaataaattttcaacTTGTGTTGTTGCCTCAGGACATCAATACGGAGCTGAGGAAGGAGTCTTCCACTATCTTTTTAAG ATGTGTTGGCTTAGTGAGACTCCTGAAATACCTGTTTTTGGGGATGGAAAGAATTTTGTTCCAACCATTCATATCCTTGATTTAGCAGC AGTGTTGCAAAATGTAGCAGACCACAGACCAGAAGTTCAGTATATACTTGCAGTGGATACATCCAAGCACACACTTGAAGAACTAGTAAAG tgTATCAGTAAAAATGTTGGACCAGGAAACATTCAGAAGATTCCTAAAGAAGATGCATTCCTGAGCAAAGATTTAACA CAACTGCATTTAGATATGTTGCTTGTGAACCTGCAAATGGAATCTAATGTTCTGAAAGATGCTTTCAACATTAACTGGGTTGCTGAGGCAGGACTGATAGAGAACATTGAACAAGTTGTCAAGGAATACAAGCAAAGTCGAGGATTACAG cctctcaAAGTTTACATTCATGGTCCTCCTGCGGTTGGCAAATCTACCATTgctcaggagctctgcaaacatTATAGGCTACATTACATTAAGATAGATGATgtgatttctgaaaaaattGCACATCTG GAGAAAATTGTGGCTAAAGAACAGGACACTGGAGTAGAGGAGGGGGAAGATGAGGCAGAGGAGCAAGGTGAAAACGTAGAAGCAGCACTGGAGTTATTAGatggaataaaagaaaacatggaGCTGAATCAAG GTCGTCTAGATGATCAGTTTATTGTTACAATTGTGAAGGATAAGCTCAAATCTATGCCCTGTAAGAATCAGGGATATGTTTTAGATGGGTTCCCAGAGACCTACAGTCAAGCCATGGAACTTTTTAGGG CggaagatgatgatgaagaagaagaagaaataaaaagcaaaatacctAGATGTCATAAAATAATCACACCTG aatttgttttttctttgactGCATCTGATGAATTCCTTATAAACAGAGTAACAAACCTGCCAGAGAGTGTCGTTGCTGGGACTCATTATACGCAGGACAAGTTCCCGCCATCTCTGAAACTCTTCCGAGATTCGAACACAGATGATACAACAGTTCTCAACTATTTTGATGAACTTGAAATACATCCTCAGTTTATTG ATGTACCCATATATGAAGATCCTGAGAACAGATTTATTGTGCAAAAGATCATCAAAGAAATTGGAGAACCTCGGAATTATGGCTTGACAGAtgaagaaaaggagattttGGAACGCAAAGCAGCCGAGGAACGCCTTGCCAAAGAAGCTCAAGAAAAAGCTGAACAAGAGCGTAAAGAAGCTGAGGAACACGCTGAAAGAATGGCAAGATTGGAAGAGTGG AATAAACAGCTGGAGGAAGTGAAAAGACAAGAACAAGAGTTATTGGAGGCCCAGTCCATTCCACTACGAAACTATTTAATGAAGAATGTCATGCCAACACTTATGCAAGGGATAAATGAATGCTGTAGGATCAGGCCAGAAGATCCAGTCAATTTTCTG GTCTGTTTGAAAATGTGA
- the AK7 gene encoding adenylate kinase 7 isoform X1 produces MRFLKMRCSVNPEVGQPCHSTVSGLLKMTKRLFCPCPWALLPLWRELPSLSPLSPLPGPSVGVTAQPPPVARQRAASPGPPVAMAAGPAQGRRVFLNHLDSYCGRAIGEYLSSCVVGATLAKEEEEEEEDEEEEEAVEVPSNPEEVYEIVGTLSKPGSTKPRFAQETYAVSPGDELLNHLLACDVVLYNITEDADQIEEATWAASALHKEIENFARPKLFILISTIMTWANTKPSDPENPETPFTEEDYRKRKPHPNFMDHINAEKLIVKLGKTNQNKFSTCVVASGHQYGAEEGVFHYLFKMCWLSETPEIPVFGDGKNFVPTIHILDLAAVLQNVADHRPEVQYILAVDTSKHTLEELVKCISKNVGPGNIQKIPKEDAFLSKDLTQLHLDMLLVNLQMESNVLKDAFNINWVAEAGLIENIEQVVKEYKQSRGLQPLKVYIHGPPAVGKSTIAQELCKHYRLHYIKIDDVISEKIAHLEKIVAKEQDTGVEEGEDEAEEQGENVEAALELLDGIKENMELNQGRLDDQFIVTIVKDKLKSMPCKNQGYVLDGFPETYSQAMELFRAEDDDEEEEEIKSKIPRCHKIITPEFVFSLTASDEFLINRVTNLPESVVAGTHYTQDKFPPSLKLFRDSNTDDTTVLNYFDELEIHPQFIDVPIYEDPENRFIVQKIIKEIGEPRNYGLTDEEKEILERKAAEERLAKEAQEKAEQERKEAEEHAERMARLEEWNKQLEEVKRQEQELLEAQSIPLRNYLMKNVMPTLMQGINECCRIRPEDPVNFLAEYLFKNSPDIDWNNR; encoded by the exons ATGCGGTTTCTTAAAATGCGTTGCAGTGTTAACCCAGAAGTGGGACAGCCATGTCATTCCACCGTGTCTGGGTTACTGAAGATGACTAAAAGGCTTTTTTGTCCCTGTCCTTGGGCGCTGCTGCCTCTGTGGAGGGAGCTCCCCTCACTCAGCCCGCTGTCTCCACTGCCCGGGCCCTCAGTCGGTGTCACTGCGCAGCCGCCGCCGGTTGCGCGGCAACGGGCCGCGTCCCCGGGGCCGCCTGTGGcgatggcggcggggccggctCAGGGCCGCCGCGTCTTCCTCAACCACCTCGACTCCTACTGCGGCCGCGCCATCGGCGAG TATTTGTCCAGCTGTGTTGTTGGGGCGACGCttgcaaaggaagaggaggaagaggaggaagatgaagaagaggaggaagctgTTGAGGTTCCTAGTAACCCAGAGGAAGTCTATGAAATAGTGGGTACTCTTTCTAAACCAGGGAGTACAAAACCACGTTTTGCACAGGAAACATATGCA GTCTCTCCTGGAGATGAACTCTTAAATCACTTGCTTGCATGTGATGTTGTTTTATATAATATCACTGAGGATGCAGATCAAATTGAGGAAGCAACGTGGGCTGCTTCTG CCTTACATAAGGAAATAGAGAATTTTGCAAGACCAAAGTTATTCATCCTCATCTCAACAATAATGACCTGGGCAAATACAAAACCCTCTGACCCT gaAAATCCTGAGACTCCTTTTACTGAAGAAGATTATCGCAAAAGAAAACCTCATCCGAACTTTATGGATCACATAAATGCTGAAAAACTCATTGTGAAACTTGGAAAAACT aaccaaaataaattttcaacTTGTGTTGTTGCCTCAGGACATCAATACGGAGCTGAGGAAGGAGTCTTCCACTATCTTTTTAAG ATGTGTTGGCTTAGTGAGACTCCTGAAATACCTGTTTTTGGGGATGGAAAGAATTTTGTTCCAACCATTCATATCCTTGATTTAGCAGC AGTGTTGCAAAATGTAGCAGACCACAGACCAGAAGTTCAGTATATACTTGCAGTGGATACATCCAAGCACACACTTGAAGAACTAGTAAAG tgTATCAGTAAAAATGTTGGACCAGGAAACATTCAGAAGATTCCTAAAGAAGATGCATTCCTGAGCAAAGATTTAACA CAACTGCATTTAGATATGTTGCTTGTGAACCTGCAAATGGAATCTAATGTTCTGAAAGATGCTTTCAACATTAACTGGGTTGCTGAGGCAGGACTGATAGAGAACATTGAACAAGTTGTCAAGGAATACAAGCAAAGTCGAGGATTACAG cctctcaAAGTTTACATTCATGGTCCTCCTGCGGTTGGCAAATCTACCATTgctcaggagctctgcaaacatTATAGGCTACATTACATTAAGATAGATGATgtgatttctgaaaaaattGCACATCTG GAGAAAATTGTGGCTAAAGAACAGGACACTGGAGTAGAGGAGGGGGAAGATGAGGCAGAGGAGCAAGGTGAAAACGTAGAAGCAGCACTGGAGTTATTAGatggaataaaagaaaacatggaGCTGAATCAAG GTCGTCTAGATGATCAGTTTATTGTTACAATTGTGAAGGATAAGCTCAAATCTATGCCCTGTAAGAATCAGGGATATGTTTTAGATGGGTTCCCAGAGACCTACAGTCAAGCCATGGAACTTTTTAGGG CggaagatgatgatgaagaagaagaagaaataaaaagcaaaatacctAGATGTCATAAAATAATCACACCTG aatttgttttttctttgactGCATCTGATGAATTCCTTATAAACAGAGTAACAAACCTGCCAGAGAGTGTCGTTGCTGGGACTCATTATACGCAGGACAAGTTCCCGCCATCTCTGAAACTCTTCCGAGATTCGAACACAGATGATACAACAGTTCTCAACTATTTTGATGAACTTGAAATACATCCTCAGTTTATTG ATGTACCCATATATGAAGATCCTGAGAACAGATTTATTGTGCAAAAGATCATCAAAGAAATTGGAGAACCTCGGAATTATGGCTTGACAGAtgaagaaaaggagattttGGAACGCAAAGCAGCCGAGGAACGCCTTGCCAAAGAAGCTCAAGAAAAAGCTGAACAAGAGCGTAAAGAAGCTGAGGAACACGCTGAAAGAATGGCAAGATTGGAAGAGTGG AATAAACAGCTGGAGGAAGTGAAAAGACAAGAACAAGAGTTATTGGAGGCCCAGTCCATTCCACTACGAAACTATTTAATGAAGAATGTCATGCCAACACTTATGCAAGGGATAAATGAATGCTGTAGGATCAGGCCAGAAGATCCAGTCAATTTTCTG GCAGAATATCTCTTCAAGAACAGTCCCGATATTGATTGGAATAATCGTTAA